From Methylopila sp. M107, a single genomic window includes:
- a CDS encoding Ku protein has protein sequence MAPRANWKGFLKVGEVACPIALYTAASTSDRIAFHTLNRETGNRVRRRYVDSETGEPVEHDDQVKGYEVSSGEYVTLEPDEVAAAVPDSDKTLEIDSFIACDDIDDVYFDKPYYLAPADASAVEAFGLIREGMREKKVAALARTVLFRRERTVLIRPHGAGLIGTTLNFDYEVRSSTDAFSGLAKPKIQGEMMDLAKHIIDTKRGSFDPADFDDRYEAALAELVKAKVEGRKITPRKPKAPAKSVDLMEALRQSAGMGGATSKTAETKKPKTRASAPKKAPARKTAERRKAG, from the coding sequence GTGGCCCCACGCGCGAACTGGAAGGGTTTTCTGAAAGTCGGCGAGGTCGCCTGCCCGATCGCGCTCTACACCGCCGCCTCGACGTCGGACCGCATCGCCTTCCACACGCTGAACCGCGAGACCGGCAACCGGGTCCGGCGGCGATACGTCGATTCGGAAACAGGCGAGCCGGTCGAGCACGACGACCAGGTGAAGGGCTACGAAGTCTCGTCCGGCGAATACGTCACGCTGGAGCCCGACGAGGTCGCGGCGGCCGTGCCCGACAGCGACAAGACGCTCGAGATCGACAGTTTCATCGCCTGCGACGACATCGACGACGTCTATTTCGACAAGCCCTACTACCTCGCCCCCGCCGACGCCTCCGCCGTCGAGGCGTTCGGGCTGATCCGCGAGGGGATGCGCGAGAAGAAGGTCGCGGCGCTCGCCCGGACCGTCCTGTTCAGGCGCGAACGCACGGTGCTCATCCGTCCGCATGGCGCGGGCCTCATCGGGACCACGCTGAACTTCGACTACGAGGTGCGCTCGTCCACGGATGCGTTCAGCGGTCTCGCAAAGCCCAAGATCCAAGGCGAGATGATGGACCTCGCAAAGCACATCATCGACACCAAGCGCGGCTCGTTCGACCCGGCCGATTTTGACGACCGCTACGAGGCGGCGCTCGCCGAGCTCGTGAAGGCGAAGGTCGAGGGGCGCAAAATCACGCCGCGGAAGCCCAAGGCGCCGGCAAAGTCCGTCGACCTGATGGAGGCGCTGCGCCAGAGCGCCGGCATGGGCGGGGCTACGTCCAAGACAGCCGAAACCAAGAAACCCAAAACCAGGGCGTCCGCGCCAAAGAAGGCGCCGGCGCGCAAGACCGCCGAGCGGCGCAAGGCGGGCTGA
- a CDS encoding TIGR02587 family membrane protein, which yields MATTSRNPDLMFLVGLGRAIGGAVVFALPVLMTMEMWSLGASMDRTRLALLVVAIVPLLVGLSHYIGFEETETWVDDLRDAFVAIAVGFVTSSIVLSLFGLIGPHLSFDEVMGAIVVQTVPASFGAVIAQGQLGQSDKADEGRNRRAGYPGTLLFLTSGAVFLSFNIAPTEEIDFISASMTPWHVIALILVSLAAMHAIVYAVGFEGQDATRPENYRFFRVFLHNSLAGYAIALLVSAATLWIFGRLDDLGGSAALRLVIVLGFPASIGAAFARLIVGGQS from the coding sequence ATGGCCACGACCAGCCGCAATCCCGATCTGATGTTTCTCGTCGGGCTCGGCCGGGCGATCGGCGGCGCGGTCGTGTTTGCGCTTCCGGTGCTGATGACCATGGAGATGTGGTCGCTCGGGGCCAGCATGGACCGGACGCGACTCGCGCTGCTGGTCGTCGCGATCGTGCCGCTGCTCGTCGGGCTGTCGCACTATATCGGCTTCGAGGAGACCGAGACCTGGGTCGACGACCTCCGCGACGCCTTCGTGGCGATCGCGGTCGGCTTCGTGACCTCGTCAATCGTTCTGTCGCTGTTCGGGCTGATCGGCCCCCACCTGTCCTTCGACGAGGTGATGGGCGCGATCGTGGTCCAGACCGTGCCGGCGAGCTTCGGGGCCGTCATCGCGCAGGGCCAGCTCGGCCAGTCCGACAAGGCCGACGAGGGCCGCAACAGGCGCGCGGGGTATCCCGGCACGCTGCTGTTTCTCACGAGCGGCGCGGTGTTCCTGTCGTTCAACATCGCGCCGACCGAGGAGATCGACTTCATCTCGGCCTCGATGACGCCCTGGCACGTGATCGCGCTCATTCTTGTCTCGCTCGCCGCGATGCATGCGATCGTCTATGCGGTCGGGTTCGAGGGCCAGGACGCCACCAGACCGGAGAACTACCGGTTCTTCCGCGTGTTCCTGCACAACAGCCTCGCGGGCTACGCGATCGCGCTGCTCGTCTCGGCCGCCACGCTCTGGATCTTCGGTCGGCTGGACGATCTCGGCGGATCGGCCGCGCTCCGCCTTGTCATCGTGCTCGGGTTCCCGGCCTCGATCGGCGCCGCCTTCGCAAGGCTCATCGTCGGAGGACAAAGCTGA
- a CDS encoding acyl-CoA dehydrogenase family protein, producing MTAAQPAAAASSETPAARLQAVLPALDTLLSEATAAVRAKVVKDGKVDAAALDREQRAGHGLAWFATYRMALRELSHWGERLAAEDRYGAIEEAILRVGAAEYLAQLIGGVPMNQGEIVRASDLGLKPARPAEILGEAAAELIADGGTPEARAELVALIRKTDGRFGFGDPALDDTLIQFRDEMRRFAEDEVAPYAHAWHQANSYIPLETIQKLSELGVFGLTIPEEFGGLGMGKEAMCVVSEELSRAYIGVGSLGTRSEIAAELIMGGGTEEQKAKFLPKLADGSILPTAVFTEPNTGSDLASLKTRAVRDGGTYKVSGAKTWITHPVRADLMTVLVRTDPNEPGHRGLSMLLAEKPRGTDEDPFPAKGMSGGEIEVLGYRGMKEYEIGFDGFEVPTENLLGGVEGQGFKQLMKTFESARIQTAARAVGVAQSALDIGLRYAEERIQFKKPLADFPRVADKIAMMAVEVQIARQITYFAAREKDQDIRCDLEAGMAKLLAARVAWAAADNALQIHGGNGFALEYQISRVLCDSRILNIFEGAAEIQAHVIARRLLEAGA from the coding sequence ATGACCGCCGCCCAGCCCGCAGCCGCCGCCTCCTCCGAGACGCCGGCCGCCCGCCTTCAGGCCGTGCTGCCAGCCCTCGACACCCTGCTCTCCGAGGCGACTGCGGCGGTGCGCGCCAAGGTCGTCAAGGACGGCAAGGTCGACGCCGCGGCGCTCGACCGCGAGCAGCGCGCCGGCCACGGCCTCGCCTGGTTCGCGACCTATCGCATGGCGCTGCGCGAGCTCTCCCACTGGGGCGAGCGGCTTGCGGCGGAGGACCGCTACGGCGCGATCGAGGAGGCGATCCTGCGCGTCGGCGCGGCCGAGTACCTTGCGCAGCTGATCGGCGGCGTGCCGATGAACCAGGGCGAGATCGTCCGCGCGTCGGACCTTGGCCTCAAGCCCGCCCGTCCTGCCGAAATTCTGGGCGAAGCCGCGGCCGAGCTGATCGCCGACGGCGGCACGCCGGAAGCCCGCGCCGAACTCGTCGCGCTGATCCGCAAGACCGACGGCCGCTTCGGCTTCGGCGACCCTGCGCTCGACGATACGCTGATCCAGTTCCGCGACGAGATGCGCCGCTTCGCCGAGGACGAGGTCGCGCCCTACGCGCACGCCTGGCACCAGGCCAACAGCTACATCCCGCTCGAAACCATCCAGAAGCTGTCGGAACTCGGCGTGTTCGGCCTGACGATCCCGGAAGAGTTCGGCGGCCTCGGCATGGGCAAGGAGGCGATGTGCGTGGTCTCCGAGGAGCTCAGCCGCGCTTACATCGGCGTCGGCTCGCTCGGAACCCGTTCCGAAATCGCGGCCGAGCTCATCATGGGCGGCGGCACCGAGGAGCAGAAGGCGAAGTTCCTGCCGAAGCTCGCAGACGGCTCGATCCTGCCGACCGCCGTGTTTACCGAGCCGAACACTGGCTCGGACCTTGCGTCCTTGAAGACGCGCGCGGTGCGCGACGGCGGGACCTACAAGGTCTCCGGCGCGAAGACCTGGATCACCCATCCGGTCCGCGCCGACCTCATGACCGTGCTGGTCCGCACCGACCCGAACGAGCCCGGCCACCGTGGACTGTCGATGCTGCTGGCCGAAAAGCCGCGCGGCACGGATGAGGACCCGTTCCCCGCCAAGGGCATGTCCGGCGGCGAGATCGAGGTTCTCGGCTATCGCGGCATGAAGGAATACGAGATCGGCTTCGACGGCTTCGAGGTCCCGACCGAGAACCTGCTCGGCGGCGTTGAGGGCCAGGGCTTCAAGCAGCTGATGAAGACGTTTGAGAGCGCGCGCATTCAGACGGCGGCGCGCGCCGTCGGCGTCGCGCAATCGGCGCTCGACATCGGCCTGCGCTACGCCGAAGAGCGCATCCAGTTCAAGAAGCCGCTCGCCGACTTCCCGCGCGTCGCCGACAAAATCGCCATGATGGCGGTCGAGGTGCAGATCGCCCGCCAGATCACCTACTTCGCGGCGCGCGAGAAGGACCAGGACATACGCTGCGACCTTGAGGCCGGCATGGCGAAGCTGCTCGCGGCCCGCGTCGCATGGGCCGCCGCCGACAATGCGCTGCAGATCCACGGCGGCAACGGTTTTGCGCTCGAGTACCAGATCTCCCGCGTGCTCTGCGACAGCCGCATCCTCAACATCTTCGAGGGCGCGGCCGAGATCCAGGCGCATGTCATCGCCCGCCGCCTGCTGGAAGCCGGCGCCTGA
- a CDS encoding DMT family transporter, producing the protein MLVRLTPAIFVLIWSTGWIVAKYAAPHADPLAFLSARYVAALAVLAPLAALLGARWPANGRDWLHSGVNGALLHGVYLGGVWWAIAHGVPAGISALIAALQPLFTALAAGPLVGERLSPRRWLGIAVGFAGVALVVAPKLASAGALSALWLPISVNVLAMVAVTAATLHQKRSLAGADPRTLAIGQYVGALIVTVPVVALVGEWRFDPTPETFATLAWSVVVLSVVAILLMLAMIERGEVSRVAALIYLVPPVAAVQAYLLFGETMSPIQLGGMALAAVGVALANGSAPPPASAEGCIAATTPDGEDGAKTPSRSA; encoded by the coding sequence ATGCTCGTCCGCCTGACCCCCGCGATCTTCGTGCTGATCTGGTCGACAGGCTGGATCGTCGCGAAATACGCCGCCCCGCACGCCGATCCCCTCGCCTTCCTCTCCGCGCGCTACGTCGCGGCGCTGGCGGTTCTGGCCCCGCTCGCGGCGCTGCTCGGCGCGCGGTGGCCGGCGAACGGTCGGGACTGGCTGCATTCCGGCGTCAACGGCGCGCTGCTGCATGGCGTCTATCTCGGCGGCGTGTGGTGGGCGATCGCGCATGGCGTGCCTGCCGGGATTTCGGCGCTGATCGCTGCGCTGCAGCCGCTGTTCACGGCGCTCGCCGCAGGTCCCCTGGTCGGCGAGCGGCTGAGCCCGCGGCGCTGGCTCGGCATCGCGGTGGGTTTCGCGGGAGTCGCGCTGGTGGTCGCGCCGAAGCTTGCGAGCGCGGGCGCGCTCTCGGCGCTGTGGCTGCCGATCTCGGTCAACGTGCTCGCCATGGTGGCGGTAACGGCAGCGACGCTGCACCAGAAGCGCTCGCTCGCCGGCGCCGACCCGCGCACCCTCGCCATCGGCCAGTATGTCGGCGCGCTGATCGTCACCGTACCGGTGGTGGCGCTCGTCGGCGAATGGCGGTTCGACCCGACGCCGGAAACCTTCGCGACCCTCGCCTGGTCGGTCGTGGTGCTCTCGGTCGTCGCGATCTTGCTGATGCTCGCCATGATCGAGCGCGGCGAGGTGTCGCGCGTGGCCGCGCTGATCTACCTCGTGCCGCCGGTCGCGGCCGTGCAGGCCTACCTGCTGTTCGGCGAGACAATGAGCCCAATTCAGCTCGGCGGCATGGCGCTTGCAGCCGTCGGGGTGGCCCTCGCCAACGGGTCAGCGCCGCCGCCGGCGTCCGCCGAAGGATGCATTGCGGCGACGACGCCCGATGGCGAGGATGGAGCGAAGACGCCAAGTCGGTCAGCCTGA
- a CDS encoding YihY/virulence factor BrkB family protein yields the protein MPITWDVLRRFEAHYGWAIAAHVAMSGLLAIFPFLIFVTALAAFLGAGDASASVVRLIFDTWPPGVAGPLAGEVDKVLTTPRGGVLTVGVLLTLWVTSSAVESLRIALGRAYDSPTSKPVWLSRLQSMWFVVLGALGLVAVAVLIVLWPIMWKLALSWLPAQVSVQLAAFELVSDVLRYLLTVVVLAAALTAAHLWLPGGRRSIRSVMPGVVFTIVVWLLGATLFSVYLSRFADYASTYAGLAGVMTAIVFLNASAALFILGAEINAAVAERSKAKARALAEDSLAHMRGAEPNPA from the coding sequence ATGCCCATCACCTGGGACGTGCTGCGCCGCTTCGAGGCGCATTACGGCTGGGCGATCGCGGCCCATGTCGCGATGTCGGGCCTGCTCGCGATCTTCCCGTTCCTGATTTTCGTCACCGCGCTCGCGGCGTTTCTGGGCGCCGGCGACGCGTCGGCTTCCGTGGTGCGGCTGATCTTCGACACCTGGCCGCCAGGCGTCGCGGGACCGCTCGCGGGGGAGGTCGACAAGGTGCTGACGACGCCGCGCGGCGGGGTTCTGACGGTCGGCGTGCTGCTGACGCTCTGGGTCACCTCGTCGGCGGTGGAATCGCTCCGCATCGCACTCGGCCGCGCCTATGACAGCCCGACCTCGAAGCCGGTCTGGCTGTCTCGGCTTCAGAGCATGTGGTTCGTGGTGCTGGGCGCGCTCGGGCTGGTCGCGGTGGCGGTGCTGATCGTGCTGTGGCCGATCATGTGGAAGCTCGCGCTGTCGTGGCTGCCTGCGCAGGTGTCCGTCCAGCTCGCCGCGTTCGAGCTCGTCAGCGACGTGCTGCGCTACCTGCTGACCGTCGTGGTGCTGGCGGCGGCGCTCACCGCCGCGCATCTCTGGCTGCCGGGCGGCCGGCGATCGATCCGTTCCGTCATGCCCGGCGTGGTGTTCACCATCGTGGTGTGGCTCCTCGGCGCGACGCTGTTCTCCGTCTACCTGTCGCGCTTCGCCGACTACGCCTCGACCTATGCGGGGCTCGCGGGCGTGATGACCGCGATCGTGTTCCTGAACGCGAGCGCGGCGCTGTTCATCCTTGGCGCCGAGATCAACGCCGCGGTGGCGGAACGCAGCAAAGCCAAGGCCAGGGCGCTCGCCGAGGATTCGCTCGCGCATATGCGCGGCGCCGAACCGAACCCGGCCTGA
- a CDS encoding OsmC family protein, whose protein sequence is MKRIGSAVWKGSIKEGGGTVSTESGALDALPYSFSKRFGDEKGTNPEELIGAAHASCFSMALSLMLGQEGFTPDELSATSAVSIEQKDGGFTITTIDLKVVGKVPGIDEAKFTEIATKAKEGCPVSKVLNAKINFEASLA, encoded by the coding sequence ATGAAGCGCATCGGAAGCGCCGTCTGGAAGGGCTCGATCAAGGAAGGCGGGGGCACGGTTTCGACCGAAAGCGGCGCGCTCGACGCGTTGCCCTATTCGTTCTCCAAGCGTTTCGGCGACGAGAAGGGCACCAATCCGGAAGAGCTGATCGGCGCCGCGCACGCCTCGTGCTTTTCGATGGCGCTGTCGCTGATGCTCGGCCAGGAAGGTTTTACGCCCGACGAGCTGAGCGCGACCTCGGCGGTCTCGATCGAGCAGAAGGACGGCGGCTTCACCATCACCACCATCGACCTCAAGGTCGTGGGCAAGGTGCCGGGCATTGACGAGGCCAAGTTCACCGAGATCGCGACCAAGGCCAAGGAAGGCTGCCCGGTCTCCAAGGTGCTGAACGCCAAGATCAATTTCGAAGCGTCGCTGGCGTAA
- a CDS encoding transglycosylase SLT domain-containing protein, translating into MRRLFSMLAAALGVACVASAAGAETASPVSPPSPAPALAAPKSPSDRAAYVAIVRRAAEARGLPPEVAEAVAFIESGFSPSAVGGVGEIGLMQIRPATAEMLGHDGGALGLFDPETNARFAVRYLAGAWKLAGGDLCRALMKYRAGHGAEVMSPLSAQYCLRAKRYLAGLGSPLADGVAPEVVAIHDLPGEKPLSAAAERVKYAGPYLGWRPGKHTAKDNARFWSRHEARIRALEARIERRTKIRIARRG; encoded by the coding sequence ATGAGGCGACTTTTCTCGATGCTTGCAGCGGCGCTCGGCGTCGCCTGCGTCGCGTCGGCGGCCGGCGCGGAGACGGCGTCGCCTGTCTCGCCGCCCTCCCCCGCCCCGGCGCTCGCCGCGCCCAAAAGCCCGTCGGACCGCGCGGCCTATGTCGCCATCGTCCGCCGCGCCGCCGAGGCGCGCGGCCTGCCGCCGGAAGTCGCCGAGGCGGTCGCCTTCATCGAGAGCGGGTTTTCGCCATCGGCCGTCGGCGGCGTCGGCGAGATCGGGCTGATGCAGATCCGCCCCGCGACCGCGGAAATGCTCGGCCATGACGGCGGCGCGCTCGGCCTGTTCGATCCGGAAACCAATGCGCGCTTCGCGGTGCGCTATCTCGCCGGCGCCTGGAAGCTCGCCGGCGGCGACCTCTGCCGCGCCCTGATGAAATACCGCGCCGGCCATGGCGCGGAGGTCATGTCGCCGCTCTCGGCGCAATATTGCCTGCGCGCCAAGCGCTATCTTGCGGGGCTCGGCTCGCCGCTCGCCGACGGCGTAGCGCCGGAGGTCGTCGCGATCCACGACCTGCCGGGCGAAAAGCCGCTCAGCGCCGCGGCCGAGCGGGTGAAGTATGCGGGCCCCTACCTTGGCTGGCGCCCGGGAAAACACACGGCCAAAGACAACGCCCGCTTCTGGTCGCGCCACGAAGCCCGGATCAGGGCGCTGGAAGCGCGGATCGAGCGGCGGACGAAGATCAGGATCGCGCGGCGGGGGTAA
- a CDS encoding LemA family protein: protein MTLALSAPFRRLLALGALLVATLSLAGCGAINRVPTLEEAAKARWSEVQNQYQRRADLIPNLVETVKGFARQEEKVLTEVVEARANATKVTIDASKLTDPEAVKKFQEAQQQLSGALGRLLAVSENYPDLKSNANFLALQSQLEGTENRIAVARRDYIGAVQAYNTELRTIPGRWIASWFYPEAKPLATFESAQENQAPPKVTF, encoded by the coding sequence ATGACCTTGGCTCTTTCCGCGCCGTTCCGCCGGCTTCTTGCGCTCGGCGCGCTGCTCGTCGCGACGCTTTCGCTCGCCGGTTGCGGCGCGATCAACCGCGTCCCGACGCTCGAGGAAGCCGCCAAAGCGCGCTGGTCGGAGGTTCAGAACCAATATCAGCGTCGCGCCGACCTGATCCCGAACCTCGTCGAGACCGTGAAGGGCTTCGCCCGGCAGGAGGAGAAGGTGCTGACCGAAGTCGTCGAGGCGCGCGCCAACGCCACCAAGGTCACGATCGACGCCTCGAAACTCACCGACCCGGAGGCGGTGAAGAAGTTCCAGGAGGCGCAGCAGCAGCTTTCGGGCGCGCTCGGGCGCCTGCTCGCGGTGTCCGAAAACTATCCGGACCTGAAGTCGAACGCGAACTTCCTCGCGCTGCAGTCCCAGCTCGAGGGCACCGAGAACCGCATCGCGGTGGCGCGGCGCGACTACATCGGCGCGGTCCAGGCCTACAATACCGAGCTGCGCACCATTCCGGGCCGCTGGATCGCCTCCTGGTTCTATCCCGAGGCCAAGCCGCTCGCGACCTTCGAGAGCGCGCAGGAGAATCAGGCGCCGCCGAAGGTCACGTTCTGA
- the leuC gene encoding 3-isopropylmalate dehydratase large subunit, producing the protein MSAAANSTSAPKTLYDKIFDDHVVDRQPDGSVLLYIDRHLVHEVTSPQAFEGLRMTGRKVRAPEKTLAVVDHNVPTSDRSLPNPDPESAAQIAALAENTKEFGVQYYDEFDRRQGIVHVVGPEQGFTLPGTTIVCGDSHTSTHGAFGALAHGIGTSEVEHVLATQTLIQQKAKNMQIVVDGQLPEGVGAKDVILAIIGEIGTAGGTGYVMEYAGEAIRSLSMEGRMTVCNMSIEGGARAGMIAPDHKAYDFLEGRPMAPKGADWDAARRYWDTLVSDEGAHFDRIVRLDGANLPPIVSWGTSPQDVVSVTGLVPDPEDATDEGKKAAIKRALAYMGLTAGSKITDIALDRVFIGSCTNGRIEDLRAAAKVIEGKTVNANVNAMVVPGSGLVKAQAEAEGLDKIFVAAGFDWREPGCSMCLAMNPDKLAPEERCASTSNRNFEGRQGFRGRTHLVSPVMAAAAAIAGRFVDIREWR; encoded by the coding sequence ATGAGCGCCGCTGCCAATTCTACCTCCGCTCCCAAGACCCTGTACGACAAGATCTTCGACGACCATGTCGTCGACCGTCAGCCGGACGGCTCCGTGCTGCTCTATATCGACCGCCACCTCGTCCACGAGGTGACGAGCCCGCAGGCCTTCGAGGGCCTGCGCATGACGGGCCGAAAAGTTCGCGCGCCAGAAAAGACGCTCGCGGTCGTCGACCACAACGTGCCGACGTCGGATCGCTCGCTGCCGAACCCGGACCCCGAAAGCGCCGCCCAGATCGCGGCGCTCGCCGAGAACACGAAGGAATTCGGCGTTCAGTACTATGACGAGTTCGACCGTCGGCAGGGCATCGTCCATGTCGTCGGCCCCGAGCAGGGTTTTACCCTGCCCGGCACCACGATCGTCTGCGGCGACAGCCACACGTCGACGCATGGCGCGTTCGGGGCGCTGGCGCACGGCATCGGCACGTCGGAGGTCGAGCACGTGCTCGCGACTCAGACGCTGATCCAGCAAAAAGCGAAGAACATGCAGATCGTCGTCGACGGTCAGCTGCCCGAGGGCGTCGGCGCAAAGGACGTGATCCTCGCCATCATCGGCGAGATCGGCACCGCCGGCGGCACCGGCTACGTGATGGAATACGCCGGCGAGGCGATCCGTTCGCTCTCGATGGAAGGCCGCATGACGGTCTGCAACATGTCGATCGAGGGCGGCGCCCGCGCCGGCATGATCGCGCCGGACCACAAGGCCTACGACTTCCTCGAGGGCCGCCCCATGGCTCCAAAGGGCGCGGATTGGGACGCGGCGCGCCGCTATTGGGACACGCTGGTCTCCGACGAGGGCGCGCATTTCGACCGGATCGTCCGGCTCGACGGCGCGAACCTCCCGCCGATCGTCTCCTGGGGAACGAGCCCGCAGGACGTCGTCTCGGTGACGGGCCTGGTGCCGGACCCGGAGGACGCGACGGACGAGGGCAAGAAGGCCGCGATCAAGCGCGCGCTCGCCTATATGGGTCTCACCGCCGGCTCGAAGATCACCGACATCGCGCTCGACCGCGTGTTCATCGGCTCCTGCACCAATGGGCGGATCGAGGACCTGCGCGCCGCCGCCAAGGTGATCGAGGGCAAGACCGTCAACGCCAACGTCAACGCCATGGTGGTTCCGGGCTCCGGCCTCGTGAAGGCACAGGCGGAGGCGGAAGGCCTCGACAAGATCTTCGTGGCGGCCGGTTTCGACTGGCGCGAGCCCGGCTGCTCCATGTGCCTCGCCATGAACCCCGACAAGCTCGCGCCGGAAGAGCGCTGCGCCTCGACCTCGAACCGCAATTTCGAGGGCCGGCAGGGATTCCGGGGCCGCACGCACCTGGTCTCGCCCGTGATGGCGGCGGCGGCGGCGATCGCCGGCAGGTTCGTCGACATCCGGGAATGGCGGTGA
- a CDS encoding GNAT family N-acetyltransferase yields the protein MAVNETGGGLVLRRLGPDDAEPLAALVALYAGALLGRAPETPNPAYVKRLLAEPVVEIAGADLDGRLVGFALYYDLPEAISGRRAGQLDDLFVLPEARGRGVAQSLIARVVNEGKARGWIHLRWMVPDGSPAGALYDRIAERAPWRNYVVRIDQTMKW from the coding sequence ATGGCGGTGAACGAAACCGGCGGGGGCCTCGTCCTCCGCCGTCTCGGTCCCGACGACGCGGAGCCGCTCGCGGCTCTGGTCGCGCTATACGCGGGCGCGCTGCTCGGCCGCGCGCCGGAAACGCCGAACCCCGCTTACGTCAAAAGGCTGCTGGCCGAGCCGGTGGTCGAGATCGCAGGCGCCGACCTCGACGGGCGCCTCGTCGGGTTCGCGCTCTATTACGACCTGCCGGAAGCGATCTCGGGCCGGCGCGCGGGCCAGCTCGACGATCTGTTCGTGCTGCCGGAAGCGCGCGGACGCGGCGTCGCGCAAAGCCTGATCGCGCGCGTCGTCAACGAAGGAAAAGCGCGTGGGTGGATACACCTACGCTGGATGGTTCCCGATGGGAGCCCCGCCGGCGCGCTCTACGACCGGATCGCCGAACGGGCGCCGTGGCGCAACTACGTGGTCCGGATCGACCAGACCATGAAGTGGTGA
- a CDS encoding GNAT family N-acetyltransferase — protein MSTVSIDIRPANADDAASIAAVHDAAWRNAYRGLIPGRELERMIERRGPSWWSGAIRRGSRVSLLVFAGETVGYASSGRNRASTLAVGGEVYELYLKPEYQGLGLGRRLFSAARGELAGRGLIGAAAWSLAGNDPACGFYARLGGKLAARGVEHFGDVTLEKFAYVWR, from the coding sequence GTGAGCACGGTTTCGATCGATATTCGGCCTGCCAATGCGGACGACGCCGCGTCGATCGCGGCCGTTCACGACGCCGCCTGGCGCAACGCCTATCGCGGCCTCATACCCGGACGCGAGCTCGAGCGCATGATCGAGCGGCGCGGCCCTTCATGGTGGTCGGGGGCGATCCGCCGCGGCAGCAGGGTCAGCCTGCTGGTGTTCGCGGGCGAGACGGTCGGTTACGCGTCTTCGGGCCGCAACCGCGCCTCGACGCTCGCGGTCGGCGGCGAGGTCTACGAGCTTTACTTGAAGCCCGAATATCAAGGGCTCGGCCTTGGCCGGCGGCTGTTCAGCGCGGCGCGCGGCGAGCTTGCCGGGCGCGGGCTGATCGGCGCCGCGGCGTGGTCGCTCGCCGGCAACGACCCCGCCTGCGGCTTCTATGCGCGGCTTGGGGGCAAGCTCGCGGCGCGAGGCGTCGAGCATTTCGGCGACGTCACGCTTGAAAAGTTCGCTTATGTCTGGCGCTGA
- the trmD gene encoding tRNA (guanosine(37)-N1)-methyltransferase TrmD: protein MWRATVLTLYPAMFPGPLGHALAGRALGQAWSIEARDIRAHASDRHGTVDDTPAGGGPGMVLRADVLAAAIDAVADDRPRLLMTPRGTPLTQARVRGLAAGPGVTLVCGRFEGVDERVILSRGLEEVSVGDVVLSGGEAAATLLLDACVRLLPGVMGDAASGDIESFEQPLIEHAHYTKPRDFEGLSIPAELLGGDHKAVARWRKRGSLAATRARRPDLWAKYVASLRGGVDKSRESE, encoded by the coding sequence ATGTGGCGCGCGACGGTTCTCACCCTCTATCCGGCGATGTTCCCGGGTCCGCTCGGCCACGCGCTGGCGGGGAGGGCGCTGGGTCAGGCCTGGTCGATCGAGGCGCGCGACATCCGCGCGCATGCGTCCGACCGGCACGGCACGGTCGACGACACGCCGGCCGGCGGCGGGCCCGGCATGGTCCTGCGGGCCGACGTCCTGGCCGCCGCAATCGACGCCGTCGCGGACGACCGGCCCCGCCTCCTCATGACGCCGCGCGGAACGCCGCTGACCCAGGCGCGCGTGCGCGGCCTTGCGGCCGGCCCCGGCGTGACGCTGGTCTGCGGACGGTTCGAGGGCGTCGACGAGCGCGTGATCCTGAGCCGCGGCCTCGAGGAGGTTTCGGTCGGCGACGTGGTGCTGTCGGGCGGGGAGGCGGCCGCGACGCTGCTGCTTGACGCCTGCGTCCGTCTGCTGCCGGGCGTCATGGGCGACGCTGCGTCCGGCGACATTGAAAGCTTCGAGCAGCCGCTGATCGAACATGCGCACTACACGAAGCCGCGCGATTTCGAGGGTCTTTCCATTCCGGCCGAGCTTCTCGGCGGCGACCACAAGGCGGTCGCGCGCTGGCGAAAACGGGGGTCGCTCGCGGCGACGCGCGCCCGCCGGCCCGACCTCTGGGCGAAATATGTCGCATCCTTGCGCGGGGGCGTCGACAAATCGCGGGAAAGCGAGTAG